The Archocentrus centrarchus isolate MPI-CPG fArcCen1 chromosome 3, fArcCen1, whole genome shotgun sequence sequence CAGGCAGAGATGAGCATTCATGCAACCCCAAGCCTGAATCCCACCTCATCCGCCTTCCACATGACTGCTTCCAAAACAGCACCAGCTCATTCTACTACGATGTGGGCAAGTGCCCCCCAAGTAGATGTGCTGAACAGCTTGACAATGGCATCAGGTGCAAAGACAAAGTGGCTTACTGCTGCGGTGTGTCAAAAATGGAGGAGAGACAGCTAATGTGTCAGGGCTACCAACTGCCCACCATGGTGGTGACCAAGTGTGGCTGCCAGAAATGTATGGACACTAAGGCCATTGTGCATGGTAGGGCCATTGCTGCAGACAATGGGGAACCAATGAGATTTGGGCATATTTTCATGAACGGAGTCAGAATCAGCCGTACAGGCTACAAAGGGACCTTCTCCATCCAGGTCCCTCCAGACACAGAGAGGCTAGTGTTAACCTTTGTGGACAACATGCAGAAATTTGTCAACACCACAAAGGTGCTTGCATTCAACACCAAAGGTGGGGCTGTTTACCATGAGATCAAACTTCTCAGAAAGAAAGCTCCTGTGACGATCAGCTCCACAGAAACCAGTGCTCTGGAGCTCGGGGAGGTAGAGGGCCAGGAGGCAATGGTTCAAATCCAGATTCCTCCCTATTCCTTTTATAAAAAGAATGGAGAAGTTTTCACAGGTAACGTCAGTGCTAGTGTAACATTTCTCGACCCCAGAGACGTCTCTACAGCTGCCGCAGCTCAAAGTGATCTAAATTTTATTGGAAATGAAGGTGAGACCCTACCACTGAGAACCTATGGCATGTTTTCAGTTGACTTCAGAGGTGAGGAAAACAATGAGCCACTGAATGCAGGTCAAGTGAAGGTTCTCCTGGACTCTGCTCAGGTTAAAATGTCAGAGCACCTCAACACCATGAAGCTGTGGTCACTTAACCCTGAGACTGGCCtgtgggaggaggagggaagtCTGCaggtggagaagaagagaagaggcaAAAGGGAGGAGAGAACATTTTTGATTGGTAATATGGAGATCAGGGAAAGACGTCTGTTTAACCTGGATGTCCCAGAGAACCGCAGGTGTTATGTGAAAGTGAGGTCCTTCCGCAGTGAACGCTTCATGCCCAGTGAGCAGGTGGAAGGAGTTGTGATCAGTCTCATAAATATGGAGCCCACAGCTGGCTACTCCACCAATCCACGTGCCTGGGGCCGATTTGATAGTGTGGTCACCGGCCCCAATGGAGCCTGTCTTCCTGCTTTCTGTGATGAACAAAAACCTGATGCCTATACTGCCTACGTCATGGCCAACCTTGGAGGAGAGGAACTGGAGGCTGTCTCTTCTGCTCCCAAACTAAATCCCAACCTCATTGGAGTGCCTCAGCCTTATCTTGGCAAACTGAACTACAGGCGATCTGACCATGACGACCCCAGAGTGAAGAAGACGGCATTCAGCATCAATGTAGCCAAACCAAGTCCCAACACGGCCGAGGAAGGTAATGGACCAGTGTACGCATTTGAAAACTTGAAAGAATGTGAAGAGGCCCCATTCAGTGCAGCTCATTTCCGGTTTTCACGAGTGGAAGGGGATCGCTATGACTACAATACAGTGCCATTCAATGAAGATGATCCCATGAGCTGGACGGAGGATTACCTGAGTTGGTGGCCCAAGCCTATGGAATACCGGGCCTGCTACATCAAGGTCAAAATCAACGGCCCGCATGAGATCAATGTGCGGTCCCATAACATGGGTGGCACCCATCCCAAGACAGTAGGCCAGCTGTATGGCCTCCGAGACACTCGCAGCATCCGTGACATGGACCAAGCATCTGTTTCAGCTGTGTGCCTGGAGTTCAAGTGCAGCGGGATGCTGTATGATCAGGAACGTGTAGATCGTACACTGGTGAAGGTGATCCCACAAGGAAGCTGCAAGAGAGATCACGTCAACCCAATGCTTCAGGAGTATCTGGTCAACCACCTGCCCCTAGCTGTCAACAATGACACCAATGAGTTCACCATGCTGGCACCTCTTGACCCTCTGGGCCATAACTATGGAATTTATACAGTGACAGACCAGGATCCCCGCACAGCCAAAGAGATCGCACTCGGCCGCTGCTTTGATGGTACTTCTGATGGCACATCTCGGGTCATGAAGACCAACGAGGGCATAGCTCTGACATTCACCTGTGGAGACCGCGAGGTCACACGCCAGAGCGTCTTTCAAGCGCAGCAGAGCTCTCAAGGTCGGACAGTAGGAACAAGCGTCGTGAGAGGAGACAGCAGGCTGAACCGGCGCCGACAGAGGGCCAACACACCCCGCAGCAGTCGCAGACGTAGCACCAGAAATCCTGAGGGAAAACGTACAAAAGCCAAAAAGTAAGACACCACAAGGAGATCCAGGTTCAACATGGGAGACGAGACGAAAACCTGCCAAGATGGAGCGGATGACGTTAACATATTTTGTTCTGATGTGTAACTAAACAGTTACACCCATTTCTTGCATCTTCATCTCATGGAAGACATACTATTTTTCtcactttacatttttaacattaCTGTGGCAAATATTTACTTGAAATTGTAAATAGAGTATTTATTACATAAGTATTACCACctttaagttttcttttatgatgtaaacaaggacaaaaacaaagtatCCTTTTGACCAGTGATTTATTAAATTAGATGCTTATAAAACACTGCAGATGCTGTATCTTCCACATTATGTATCCAATTGTCCATGTAACATTTAAACTGGtcaattgctaaaaaaaaaaaagaaaaaaaaaaaaaaaaaaaaacaagaacaggaGAAACTCTCCTTTCAGCTAACTGTAGCCCATATGAAGACATGGTGGGGTGAAGCCCA is a genomic window containing:
- the cilp gene encoding cartilage intermediate layer protein 1, with the protein product MWQQGVRMSLSSLILFLGIIATTAVTAQDNYEWTTWFNVDHPGGRGDYEQLDAIRFYYRTRVCETPKAIEARTTEWVPARDTGETVHADPTVGFWCLNEEQGPQRNCSNYAVRFLCPKAHNSISIQGTWGPWSDWSPCPALCGQVGVQLRYRNCQTDSLPCSGPKLDGKACSGAECPRTDCSLQCVIGRVNSDCDACTCEEHIMLGSVRRAGGLTAEGATILRYGKFLTLTDHNGHFRIPGICPDGNTTLTVSLQGHAPLDVVVPKSSERTSVLSIQLKRAEKLHVLSNPESKVRREGQSAAFCCKVTGTPQPDKYQWFHNNTLMEEQSESTLVIRDLHPEQSGEYYCRASGPTGAIKTKPATLKILGRDEHSCNPKPESHLIRLPHDCFQNSTSSFYYDVGKCPPSRCAEQLDNGIRCKDKVAYCCGVSKMEERQLMCQGYQLPTMVVTKCGCQKCMDTKAIVHGRAIAADNGEPMRFGHIFMNGVRISRTGYKGTFSIQVPPDTERLVLTFVDNMQKFVNTTKVLAFNTKGGAVYHEIKLLRKKAPVTISSTETSALELGEVEGQEAMVQIQIPPYSFYKKNGEVFTGNVSASVTFLDPRDVSTAAAAQSDLNFIGNEGETLPLRTYGMFSVDFRGEENNEPLNAGQVKVLLDSAQVKMSEHLNTMKLWSLNPETGLWEEEGSLQVEKKRRGKREERTFLIGNMEIRERRLFNLDVPENRRCYVKVRSFRSERFMPSEQVEGVVISLINMEPTAGYSTNPRAWGRFDSVVTGPNGACLPAFCDEQKPDAYTAYVMANLGGEELEAVSSAPKLNPNLIGVPQPYLGKLNYRRSDHDDPRVKKTAFSINVAKPSPNTAEEGNGPVYAFENLKECEEAPFSAAHFRFSRVEGDRYDYNTVPFNEDDPMSWTEDYLSWWPKPMEYRACYIKVKINGPHEINVRSHNMGGTHPKTVGQLYGLRDTRSIRDMDQASVSAVCLEFKCSGMLYDQERVDRTLVKVIPQGSCKRDHVNPMLQEYLVNHLPLAVNNDTNEFTMLAPLDPLGHNYGIYTVTDQDPRTAKEIALGRCFDGTSDGTSRVMKTNEGIALTFTCGDREVTRQSVFQAQQSSQGRTVGTSVVRGDSRLNRRRQRANTPRSSRRRSTRNPEGKRTKAKK